One window of Candidatus Regiella endosymbiont of Tuberolachnus salignus genomic DNA carries:
- the mtnN gene encoding 5'-methylthioadenosine/S-adenosylhomocysteine nucleosidase — MKVGIIGAMEQEVIHLRAQIKECKIQPLRGSLKGIEIYTGELQGVNVALLKSGIGKVSAAMGTTLLLDSCQPDYVINTGSAGGLSKDLNIGDIVISQEVLYHDVDVTAFGYAKGQMAGCPARFKANEKLIKMAEKCLQQLKLSVAETCPEPLNPSSVTGLICSGDAFINGGKPLNDILTTFPDAIAVDMEAAAIGHICHQYGIPFVVVRAISDVACQESHLSFEEFLDTAAIQSSALVEAMLIHLSQDLC; from the coding sequence ATAAAAGTAGGCATTATCGGTGCGATGGAGCAGGAAGTAATTCATTTACGTGCTCAAATTAAAGAATGCAAAATTCAGCCGTTGCGCGGATCATTAAAGGGAATTGAAATTTATACCGGTGAATTACAAGGTGTTAATGTTGCTTTATTGAAATCAGGTATCGGTAAAGTTTCCGCTGCAATGGGAACGACATTATTGCTTGATTCTTGTCAGCCGGATTATGTGATTAATACGGGCTCTGCCGGTGGATTAAGTAAGGATTTAAATATAGGGGATATCGTTATCTCTCAAGAAGTGCTCTACCATGATGTGGATGTGACGGCATTTGGTTATGCTAAGGGACAAATGGCGGGTTGTCCGGCAAGATTTAAAGCCAATGAAAAATTGATAAAGATGGCAGAAAAATGTTTACAGCAGTTAAAGTTATCTGTGGCAGAAACCTGTCCTGAGCCGTTAAATCCATCGTCGGTAACCGGCTTGATTTGCAGTGGTGATGCTTTTATCAATGGAGGTAAACCATTAAATGATATCCTCACTACTTTTCCAGACGCGATTGCGGTGGATATGGAAGCGGCGGCCATCGGTCACATTTGTCATCAATACGGGATCCCTTTTGTGGTCGTGCGTGCCATTTCGGATGTCGCCTGCCAAGAGTCTCATTTAAGCTTTGAAGAATTTCTAGACACAGCAGCAATACAATCTAGCGCATTGGTTGAAGCTATGTTAATCCACCTTAGCCAAGATTTATGTTAA
- the btuF gene encoding vitamin B12 ABC transporter substrate-binding protein BtuF produces the protein MLGYWLIALPVYAAVERVISLAPSTTELAYAAGLGEKLVAASDFSDYPAAANKLERVASWQGINVERILALKPDLILAWRGGNPQRPLDQLAALGIPIFYSDARSFEQIAQELEKLTAYSPHPDRARQAAAHIRQRSAELYRQYGHQSVHRSSPLRILIQLGTQPLFTSSADTLQNEIIFLCGGENIFADSRVPWPQISREQVLRRQPQLIVITGQSAAHVKNFWLPQLKLPVITLNEDWFNRAGPRSLLAAEQLCSQLATFLAQ, from the coding sequence TTGCTAGGATATTGGTTAATCGCATTACCGGTATATGCCGCTGTAGAGCGGGTGATCAGCTTAGCACCGAGCACCACTGAACTCGCCTACGCGGCTGGATTAGGAGAAAAATTGGTAGCGGCCAGTGATTTTTCTGATTATCCGGCGGCGGCGAATAAATTAGAACGGGTTGCTTCTTGGCAGGGAATCAATGTTGAACGTATTTTAGCGTTAAAACCTGATCTGATCCTTGCGTGGCGCGGGGGAAATCCACAGCGTCCATTAGACCAACTGGCGGCGTTAGGTATCCCTATTTTTTATTCTGATGCGCGTAGTTTTGAACAGATAGCGCAAGAGTTGGAAAAACTGACAGCATATAGTCCGCATCCCGATCGTGCACGGCAAGCAGCGGCGCATATCCGCCAACGAAGTGCCGAATTATACCGCCAATATGGCCATCAATCTGTGCATCGCTCCTCACCGTTACGGATTTTAATACAATTGGGCACTCAGCCACTCTTTACCAGTTCAGCGGATACCTTGCAAAACGAAATCATTTTCTTGTGTGGTGGCGAAAATATTTTTGCCGATAGTCGAGTACCTTGGCCGCAAATCAGTCGCGAGCAAGTGTTGCGTCGTCAACCTCAGTTAATTGTTATCACTGGCCAATCTGCGGCGCATGTTAAAAATTTTTGGCTACCACAACTGAAGTTACCTGTGATCACACTCAATGAAGATTGGTTTAATCGCGCTGGGCCACGTAGCTTATTAGCTGCTGAACAACTATGCTCACAACTTGCTACTTTTTTGGCTCAATAA
- a CDS encoding C80 family cysteine peptidase, with protein MNGSNGVQSNSLVDTNTYSSRGNNNFASMVSSWDIPEVTAHNGGDTHYDGQIIIQLQNDRVVAKSAGYLVGKHKNSVLVQLDKNGYYRVVFGDAKKLKGKLRWQLVGHGFVRGTEVTLAYQSARVLANNLQGFHHAFGAKFKINQDPHSISLVGCSLIDTSKEGGFAWQFAQELGKHDIYSNVSAHSAEMAVTPRGQKMTLDSRGSWHHKASENKLILTWNKQGRLVPTTDLSIRLQRVLSLVDNLASGELKYRALNLEELADLNDAFQSKQGKLDVKRLMLTAFNNMDYLAWRHEIYQLLQLQDTHHPQLSGLSVQAALQQSQQWNKIQAKSIVALAEASMKQNGSAVSIQMQIAPQGLYIGGSELHTQSNAISLGLAWLHARYLGTPETRRLLNGLLTHTLINEQKADADGMITDGEMIQANLFRQQFIKLQNFDLNDKKLFTQQLISPFDWKPGYYLFKSQHHALMLASQIENGQHIYYLYDPHVGEIRCSGKDSAKSSLALNAILNDYLQGRNALLDPDTRAEQYGVTQKNNQYHFTVYQVNIANAVQQLPALTQLQTLLVDFRTHQQRMTQAGDVRLGNVTLPAHALSQMGANIDGEPLSPRHLTDASRLARLRFFPAQLNNYLMQLDKNDPVAIQAVMLLKQQIFVQKGRLADLLTTSKNQSMHEVSIVLLDKINYHVKNGHIMSGLWSSLHDATVWGRFNRSVHRVGVGMQGYGYTRGIYDLIKYRAMLKRDDLTDEEKNELVYERNLALASFGSNVLIDATQYGLVKWGQQLASTGPTAMINRTQHMFNKFFRGHRITGTAMLTGARLGQMRFNASTKIAKFGGSTLTILSSGFDIYSAYRAFSQFTITDNAETRQDLIFTGSLAVISAAVNISVGIAFAAGGTSATLAGSLGVALGVAIIMVSQAYFASRTMEKIKKNIVLTTFEQLENTSRLFFGLDLSKDVQNRLAKLESQKAVRKEYDRQLDEHAGKILEKSAQQADVIYYSRGDFTLLEKEYLTLILVSPGVTFVKPADQNLIILAEKVRLQDIGKVQREQAHRLKEGSFATHNSGLFYFEPTALHSIDDNIDVNTNTADSYTQDSVRRLTLSEMSLNQPSRTNPYLANHDIANIPGNADDLLAINPEQQAGNAAFFELGGGNDTVIGYRNKKNVFTVGAGFKQYTGGQLADTFYLMGAIPPQQASILNGKGSAPLPAAQQNRHIPDKNKLIDNDTLVAAGSLPVGASGYVIDLMQGEVRYIGMNALVATVVNIEHALGHAKTGDILIGDEGDNQLNGRGGLDYLQGRGGNDVLSLEQGEAEGGTGIDTYCILQNSQTRDVTITLHDPLMSNNGVPEVNNIMLNHNIDQIDRISLLAESHSGSKYSVFISLWNDNGTQTTLLLKNAYQLVVDNNKQLKQANQYILSTRDGLLLFPEWPEILEQDDSGNWLFFSAFKAQYSIVHDQSLQEFFANNPSATPKIELQQDNGRGQGQITINGITKLLPEYVRLVAEDSPFNDHIKGDKFNNMLHSRRGNDILTGGEGADIYYLHDDPIEKNTHRTISINNEDMENTHQLDLLILPVFIEQIKHIRQEDNDIILGPFESSSGYVEVRMLNFMRDARYRHILLVDKNGDFHPLDVDKQGRPYLGHKLSETQATEGDDVILLSNVVTLTDNTFFALAGDDVVIDTSEYDHSLFGGEGNDILIVRGKGIKRVDGEEGDDQLFGDTGNDELYGSAGSDKLYGGKGNDDLFGGQGDDSYIFDPDDGWDLIKDIGGNDTIIFAGGITKKEIFLQKKGEDLEILLAEHSITVEEYFKSPSNRIEKIQTVDGELSGSNIDTLVSSLSSFDPQQRLSLMSENANFSRLYTTLWSNVSNLTGT; from the coding sequence ATGAATGGAAGCAATGGAGTACAAAGCAATTCGCTGGTTGATACAAACACTTATAGCAGCAGGGGCAATAATAACTTCGCCTCTATGGTGAGTTCTTGGGATATCCCCGAAGTCACAGCGCACAATGGTGGAGATACGCATTATGACGGTCAAATCATTATTCAGTTACAAAATGATCGGGTTGTTGCCAAATCTGCTGGCTATTTGGTAGGCAAACATAAGAACTCAGTATTAGTACAATTAGATAAAAATGGCTATTACCGTGTCGTTTTTGGTGATGCAAAAAAATTGAAAGGAAAACTGCGTTGGCAGCTGGTCGGTCATGGTTTTGTCCGGGGCACTGAGGTTACCTTGGCATATCAGTCCGCTAGAGTACTGGCGAACAATCTACAAGGCTTTCATCACGCCTTCGGGGCTAAATTCAAAATTAATCAGGATCCCCACTCCATTAGCTTGGTGGGTTGTTCATTGATCGACACGAGTAAAGAAGGTGGTTTTGCTTGGCAATTTGCTCAAGAACTCGGTAAACACGATATCTACTCTAATGTCTCCGCCCACAGTGCCGAAATGGCGGTTACGCCCCGCGGTCAAAAAATGACACTGGATAGCCGTGGCTCTTGGCATCATAAGGCCAGTGAAAATAAATTAATTCTAACTTGGAATAAACAAGGTCGATTAGTCCCGACCACGGATCTGTCGATACGTTTGCAGCGGGTGTTAAGCCTAGTCGATAACCTAGCCTCAGGTGAACTGAAATATAGGGCATTGAATTTGGAAGAGCTTGCTGATTTGAACGATGCATTTCAATCGAAGCAAGGGAAGTTAGATGTTAAACGGCTAATGCTAACCGCATTTAATAACATGGATTATTTGGCGTGGCGTCACGAAATCTATCAACTGTTACAACTACAAGATACCCATCATCCTCAATTATCAGGATTAAGCGTACAAGCTGCATTGCAGCAGAGTCAACAGTGGAACAAAATCCAGGCAAAAAGCATTGTTGCACTGGCTGAGGCGAGTATGAAACAAAATGGCAGCGCTGTCAGTATCCAAATGCAAATCGCGCCACAAGGATTATATATTGGTGGCAGTGAGCTACACACGCAATCTAACGCTATCAGTTTAGGGCTGGCTTGGCTCCATGCCCGATATTTGGGAACACCGGAAACCCGTCGCCTGTTAAATGGTTTACTTACCCATACCCTGATTAACGAACAAAAAGCGGATGCTGATGGGATGATTACCGACGGCGAAATGATCCAGGCCAATCTTTTCCGTCAGCAATTTATCAAATTACAAAATTTTGATTTAAATGATAAAAAACTTTTTACTCAGCAACTGATATCACCCTTTGATTGGAAACCCGGTTATTATTTGTTTAAAAGCCAACACCATGCGTTGATGCTAGCCAGCCAGATTGAAAACGGGCAGCATATTTACTATCTGTACGATCCCCATGTTGGCGAAATACGCTGTAGTGGTAAAGACAGCGCTAAGAGCAGCCTAGCGCTTAATGCAATACTAAATGATTACTTGCAAGGTAGAAACGCGCTGTTGGATCCTGACACTCGAGCAGAGCAATACGGGGTAACGCAAAAAAATAATCAATATCACTTCACCGTCTACCAAGTGAATATCGCTAATGCTGTTCAGCAATTACCCGCCTTGACTCAACTGCAAACATTATTGGTGGACTTTCGTACTCACCAACAGAGGATGACACAGGCAGGAGATGTCCGCCTTGGTAATGTTACCCTGCCAGCGCACGCACTCAGCCAAATGGGTGCAAACATTGACGGGGAGCCGCTTTCCCCCCGTCATCTCACTGACGCTTCTCGGCTTGCCAGGTTACGTTTTTTCCCCGCACAACTGAATAATTACCTAATGCAACTGGATAAAAATGATCCTGTTGCTATCCAGGCCGTTATGTTACTAAAACAACAAATCTTCGTGCAAAAAGGGAGGCTTGCGGATCTGTTAACAACGAGCAAGAATCAAAGTATGCACGAAGTCTCCATCGTGCTATTAGATAAAATTAATTACCATGTAAAAAATGGACATATCATGTCTGGCTTATGGTCATCGTTGCACGATGCCACAGTGTGGGGGCGCTTTAACCGTTCAGTCCATCGTGTCGGCGTAGGAATGCAAGGATATGGCTACACTCGCGGTATCTATGACTTGATTAAATATCGAGCAATGCTCAAGCGTGATGATCTCACTGACGAAGAAAAAAACGAGTTGGTCTACGAAAGAAATTTAGCGCTGGCTTCGTTTGGCTCTAATGTGTTGATCGATGCGACCCAATACGGCTTGGTTAAATGGGGACAACAGCTTGCTTCTACAGGCCCGACGGCTATGATCAACCGTACCCAGCATATGTTCAATAAATTTTTTCGCGGGCATAGAATAACAGGTACAGCCATGCTTACCGGTGCTCGCCTAGGGCAGATGCGCTTTAATGCCAGTACTAAAATAGCAAAATTTGGTGGGTCGACGTTAACGATTTTATCGAGTGGCTTTGATATTTATAGTGCTTATCGAGCATTTTCTCAGTTCACGATCACGGATAATGCTGAAACCCGGCAAGATCTTATCTTCACCGGGTCATTAGCTGTTATCTCTGCCGCGGTTAACATTAGTGTTGGCATTGCCTTTGCTGCGGGGGGAACATCAGCCACATTGGCTGGATCATTAGGTGTTGCTTTGGGTGTTGCTATCATCATGGTGAGTCAAGCTTATTTTGCTAGCCGTACCATGGAAAAAATCAAAAAAAATATCGTATTAACGACATTTGAACAACTAGAAAATACGAGCCGGCTCTTTTTCGGCTTGGATCTAAGCAAAGACGTGCAAAATAGATTGGCAAAATTGGAAAGCCAAAAAGCAGTACGTAAAGAATATGACCGACAGTTAGATGAACATGCGGGTAAAATTCTGGAAAAATCGGCGCAACAGGCTGATGTCATCTATTATAGCCGTGGTGATTTTACTTTATTAGAAAAAGAGTACTTGACATTAATATTAGTTTCTCCTGGTGTGACATTTGTCAAACCGGCTGATCAGAATTTGATTATTTTAGCCGAGAAAGTTCGTCTACAAGATATAGGTAAAGTGCAGCGAGAACAGGCTCATCGATTAAAAGAGGGATCCTTTGCCACGCATAACAGTGGATTATTTTATTTTGAGCCAACAGCGTTACATAGCATTGACGATAACATTGATGTTAATACCAATACCGCTGATAGTTATACTCAGGATAGCGTTAGAAGGCTGACTTTATCGGAGATGTCGTTAAACCAGCCAAGTCGTACTAATCCTTATTTAGCAAACCATGACATAGCGAATATTCCTGGCAATGCAGATGATCTGTTGGCGATTAATCCAGAGCAACAGGCGGGTAATGCTGCTTTTTTTGAACTGGGAGGAGGTAATGATACTGTCATTGGCTACCGAAATAAAAAAAATGTTTTTACCGTGGGGGCAGGTTTTAAACAATATACCGGAGGTCAATTAGCGGATACTTTTTATTTAATGGGCGCTATTCCCCCGCAACAGGCCAGTATACTCAATGGTAAAGGATCCGCTCCATTACCCGCTGCACAACAAAATAGACATATTCCTGATAAAAATAAGTTAATAGATAACGATACACTGGTTGCTGCTGGTTCTCTCCCCGTCGGAGCCAGTGGTTATGTGATCGATCTTATGCAAGGTGAAGTCCGTTATATTGGCATGAATGCCCTCGTTGCTACTGTCGTTAATATTGAGCATGCGTTGGGGCACGCTAAAACGGGAGATATTTTGATAGGTGATGAGGGTGATAACCAGCTCAATGGTCGAGGAGGTTTAGATTATCTCCAGGGGCGAGGTGGTAATGATGTTCTGTCACTAGAGCAGGGAGAAGCGGAAGGTGGCACTGGGATTGATACTTATTGTATTTTGCAAAATTCACAAACAAGAGACGTCACAATAACGTTGCATGATCCTTTAATGTCAAATAATGGCGTGCCAGAGGTTAATAATATTATGCTCAACCATAATATTGATCAAATAGACAGGATCTCATTATTGGCGGAAAGTCATAGCGGATCAAAGTATTCAGTATTCATCAGCTTATGGAACGATAATGGCACGCAAACGACGCTATTATTAAAGAATGCTTATCAGCTTGTTGTTGATAATAATAAGCAGCTTAAGCAGGCTAACCAATATATTTTGTCAACCCGTGACGGGTTATTATTATTTCCTGAATGGCCAGAAATCCTTGAACAAGATGACAGTGGCAATTGGCTGTTTTTTTCTGCTTTTAAAGCACAATACAGCATTGTGCATGATCAAAGTTTGCAGGAATTTTTTGCCAATAATCCATCAGCTACCCCCAAAATTGAGTTGCAACAGGATAATGGTCGTGGGCAAGGGCAAATCACCATCAATGGTATCACCAAGTTATTGCCTGAATATGTCCGGCTTGTGGCTGAAGATTCGCCGTTTAATGATCATATTAAGGGAGATAAATTCAATAACATGCTCCACAGTCGTCGAGGTAATGACATCTTAACAGGCGGAGAAGGCGCTGATATTTATTATCTTCATGATGATCCGATAGAAAAAAATACCCATCGAACCATTTCGATTAATAACGAAGACATGGAAAACACTCATCAGCTGGATTTGTTAATACTTCCGGTCTTTATTGAACAAATCAAGCATATTAGACAAGAAGATAACGATATCATTTTAGGTCCCTTCGAATCATCTAGCGGGTACGTTGAGGTACGTATGCTGAATTTTATGCGCGATGCCCGTTACCGCCATATTCTTTTGGTGGATAAAAATGGGGATTTCCATCCGCTGGATGTTGACAAACAAGGGCGTCCTTATCTCGGCCATAAACTGAGTGAAACACAGGCAACGGAAGGAGATGACGTTATTCTTTTATCCAATGTTGTCACACTGACGGATAATACTTTTTTTGCTCTGGCCGGTGACGATGTTGTTATTGATACCAGTGAATACGATCATAGCTTATTCGGAGGGGAGGGTAATGATATTTTGATCGTCAGGGGTAAAGGAATAAAAAGAGTAGATGGTGAGGAAGGAGATGATCAGCTATTCGGCGATACGGGTAACGATGAACTGTATGGTAGTGCGGGAAGCGATAAACTTTATGGGGGCAAAGGCAATGATGATCTTTTTGGGGGGCAAGGAGATGACAGTTATATTTTTGATCCTGATGATGGCTGGGATCTCATCAAGGATATAGGGGGGAATGATACTATTATCTTTGCTGGCGGCATCACAAAAAAAGAAATTTTTCTTCAGAAGAAGGGGGAGGATCTAGAAATACTGCTGGCTGAACATAGCATCACAGTAGAAGAATATTTTAAATCGCCTTCGAATAGAATCGAAAAAATCCAAACGGTAGATGGTGAACTCAGTGGTAGTAATATTGATACATTGGTATCCAGCCTTTCTTCATTCGATCCTCAGCAACGTTTGAGCTTGATGTCAGAAAATGCAAATTTCTCTCGCCTTTATACTACCTTGTGGTCAAATGTAAGCAATCTGACGGGCACTTGA
- the cycA gene encoding D-serine/D-alanine/glycine transporter, with protein MVEQTEIDTSLKQKKHQHLQRSLTNRHVQLIAIGGAIGTGLFMGSGKSIALAGPSIIFVYMIIGFILFFVMRAMGELLLSNLQYRSFSDFAADFLGPWAGFFTGWTYWFCWIITGIADIVAITAYTQFWFPESSHWVASLLAVLLLFLLNLTAVKLFGEIEFWFAMIKIIAIVALIVVGFGMILINYLPLSFSSGASVHHLWQDGGMFPKGLMGFFAGFQIAIFAFVGIELVGTTAAETKDPEIVLPRAINSIPIRIIVFYVFSLITIMSVTPWRSVTLNQSPFVELFVLVSFPAVASVINFVVLTSALSSANSGVFSTSRMLFGLAKKGNAPKQFSHLSRYSVPAHGLTFSCVCLLGGVILIYLIPDVMRVFTLVTTVSAVLFIFVWSMILCSYLIYRKKRPELHKKSRYKMPAGIFMSWICLVFFAFIILLLTFETHTRQALMVIPLWFIILSMVYWLLQKRKQP; from the coding sequence ATGGTAGAGCAAACGGAAATTGATACAAGCTTGAAGCAAAAAAAGCACCAGCACCTGCAACGTAGTCTTACCAATCGCCATGTTCAATTAATTGCTATTGGTGGTGCCATTGGCACCGGATTATTTATGGGATCAGGTAAAAGTATTGCGCTTGCCGGTCCTTCAATTATCTTCGTATATATGATCATCGGATTTATATTATTTTTTGTGATGCGGGCAATGGGAGAACTGTTATTGTCTAATTTGCAATACCGTTCATTTAGCGATTTTGCTGCTGATTTTTTAGGTCCCTGGGCTGGATTTTTTACCGGTTGGACATATTGGTTTTGTTGGATAATTACCGGTATCGCGGACATAGTCGCTATCACGGCATATACGCAGTTTTGGTTTCCAGAATCTTCGCATTGGGTGGCATCTTTATTAGCCGTTTTATTATTATTTTTACTGAATTTAACCGCAGTAAAGTTGTTTGGTGAAATAGAGTTTTGGTTTGCTATGATCAAAATCATCGCTATCGTTGCATTGATTGTGGTTGGTTTCGGGATGATTTTGATAAATTACCTGCCTTTGTCATTTTCCTCTGGCGCTTCTGTGCATCATTTATGGCAAGACGGTGGTATGTTTCCGAAAGGTTTAATGGGATTTTTTGCCGGTTTTCAAATAGCCATTTTTGCTTTTGTTGGTATCGAACTGGTAGGCACCACCGCGGCGGAAACCAAAGATCCTGAAATAGTATTACCACGTGCTATCAACTCGATTCCTATTCGTATTATTGTATTTTACGTTTTTTCATTGATCACGATTATGTCAGTCACGCCTTGGCGTTCTGTCACGCTTAACCAAAGCCCTTTTGTCGAATTATTTGTTTTAGTTAGTTTCCCTGCTGTCGCCAGTGTGATCAATTTTGTTGTATTAACCTCAGCGTTATCATCGGCTAACAGCGGTGTTTTTTCTACCAGCAGAATGCTTTTTGGCCTCGCTAAAAAAGGCAATGCGCCTAAACAATTTAGTCATTTATCACGTTATTCGGTACCGGCGCATGGGCTGACGTTTTCTTGTGTTTGCTTGCTCGGAGGGGTGATTTTAATCTATCTGATCCCTGATGTTATGAGGGTATTTACTTTAGTGACGACAGTGTCAGCGGTTTTGTTTATATTCGTTTGGTCAATGATTTTATGCTCTTATCTTATCTACCGAAAAAAACGACCCGAATTGCATAAAAAATCGCGATATAAAATGCCCGCCGGTATTTTTATGTCATGGATTTGTCTGGTTTTTTTTGCTTTTATTATCCTGTTGTTAACATTTGAAACCCATACCCGGCAAGCCTTAATGGTAATACCCTTGTGGTTTATTATTTTATCAATGGTTTATTGGCTATTACAGAAACGCAAACAGCCATGA
- the dut gene encoding dUTP diphosphatase: MKKKIDVKILDARIGKEFPLPCYATPGSAGLDLRACLDEPLNVAPGDCVLLPTGLAVHIADHNLAAVILPRSGLGHKNGIVLGNLVGLIDSDYQGQLMVSIWNRSNQPFNIKPGDRIAQMVLIPVVKTEFNIVEEFTSSERGTGGFGHSGRH, from the coding sequence ATGAAGAAAAAAATCGACGTTAAGATATTGGATGCAAGAATCGGCAAAGAATTTCCTTTACCTTGCTATGCAACCCCTGGCTCTGCCGGGTTGGATTTACGTGCCTGTTTAGATGAGCCGTTAAATGTCGCCCCTGGTGATTGCGTTTTATTACCAACCGGATTAGCTGTCCATATTGCCGACCACAATTTAGCGGCCGTTATTTTGCCCCGCTCTGGATTAGGCCATAAAAATGGGATTGTATTAGGTAATTTAGTCGGATTAATCGACTCTGATTATCAAGGTCAATTAATGGTGTCAATATGGAACCGCAGTAACCAGCCTTTTAATATCAAGCCAGGGGATCGTATTGCTCAAATGGTATTGATACCTGTAGTAAAAACAGAATTTAATATTGTTGAAGAGTTTACCAGTAGCGAACGAGGAACCGGTGGGTTTGGTCATTCTGGGCGCCATTAA
- the coaBC gene encoding bifunctional phosphopantothenoylcysteine decarboxylase/phosphopantothenate--cysteine ligase CoaBC encodes MSKLLGKRIVLGISGGIAAYKCPELIRRLRERGVQIRVVMTEAAHSFITALTLQAVSGYPVYDNLLDSSAEAAMGHIELAKWADLIVIAPASADLLARIATGMANDLLTSLCLASAAPIALVPAMNQQMYRTSVTQDNIKLLAKRSLIIWGPDSGSQACGDVGPGRMLEPDNIVDLIQAHFASRQDLKHLHIMITAGPTREALDPVRFISNHSSGKMGFAIAQAAIDRGAQVTLIAGPVNLVTPPGVKRIDVTCALEMQHLVQKNAATQHIFISCAAVADYRAVQISDKKIKKQPEEISLRMIKNPDIVAGVAAMVENRPFVVGFAAETDNVEKYARQKRIQKNLDLICANDVSLTGHGFHSDTNALHLFWQSGDKYLAHSDKFSLSQRLIDEIVNLYEEKNRR; translated from the coding sequence ATGAGCAAATTGCTAGGAAAACGTATTGTGCTTGGTATCAGCGGGGGTATTGCAGCCTATAAATGCCCCGAATTGATACGCCGTTTACGTGAAAGAGGCGTCCAGATCCGGGTGGTAATGACAGAAGCCGCGCATTCTTTTATTACTGCACTCACGTTACAGGCAGTTTCAGGGTATCCAGTTTATGATAATTTACTCGATTCCAGCGCAGAAGCGGCCATGGGGCATATTGAATTAGCTAAATGGGCTGATCTGATCGTTATAGCGCCTGCTAGCGCAGATTTATTAGCACGGATCGCCACAGGGATGGCCAATGATCTGTTAACCAGTCTTTGTCTCGCCAGTGCCGCCCCTATCGCGCTAGTCCCTGCTATGAATCAACAAATGTATCGCACTAGTGTTACTCAGGATAATATTAAATTGCTCGCTAAGCGCAGCCTGATAATATGGGGTCCTGACAGTGGTAGTCAGGCGTGCGGTGATGTCGGCCCTGGTAGAATGCTTGAGCCTGATAACATTGTCGATTTAATACAAGCCCATTTTGCGAGTAGACAAGACCTAAAACATCTGCACATTATGATTACCGCCGGACCTACCCGTGAAGCTTTAGATCCAGTGCGTTTTATTAGTAATCACAGCTCAGGAAAAATGGGATTTGCTATCGCTCAGGCTGCAATAGATCGCGGAGCACAAGTGACTTTAATCGCCGGGCCGGTCAATTTAGTGACACCGCCCGGCGTTAAACGTATTGATGTAACCTGTGCGTTAGAAATGCAACATCTAGTGCAAAAAAATGCCGCAACCCAGCACATTTTTATTTCATGTGCCGCTGTAGCAGATTATCGGGCAGTTCAAATCTCAGATAAAAAAATTAAAAAGCAACCAGAGGAAATCAGCCTGAGAATGATAAAAAATCCAGATATTGTTGCTGGTGTTGCCGCGATGGTTGAAAATCGTCCCTTTGTCGTTGGATTTGCTGCTGAAACTGATAATGTAGAAAAATATGCACGCCAAAAACGGATCCAAAAAAATTTGGATCTTATTTGCGCCAACGATGTATCCCTGACAGGGCATGGGTTTCATAGTGATACTAATGCTTTGCACCTTTTTTGGCAGTCAGGGGACAAATATTTAGCGCATAGCGATAAATTTTCCCTTAGTCAACGCCTCATCGATGAGATTGTGAACCTTTATGAAGAAAAAAATCGACGTTAA